In Cheilinus undulatus linkage group 16, ASM1832078v1, whole genome shotgun sequence, one DNA window encodes the following:
- the ptdss1b gene encoding phosphatidylserine synthase 1 isoform X2 translates to MKRAVQNSEKAAQVTPRTHWEEDVNYNLHFRMINEQQVEDICIDFFYKPHTISLLTVTVLSLMYFVFTRNDENSDNNLRVGLLVVLSFFLVISVLAFPNGPFTRPHPAVWRMVFGLSVMYFLFLVFLIFLNWDQVKLLMYWMDPNLRYATREADIMEYAVNCSSITWERIMSHFDIFAFGHFAGWAMKALLIRSYGLCWTISITWELTELFFMHLLPNFAECWWDQVILDILLCNGGGIWLGMTACRFLEMRTYRWASIKEIHSTTGKIKRAVLQFTPASWTFVRWFDPKSSFQRLAGIYLFMILWQLTELNTFFLKHIFVFQASHPLSWCRILLVGVITAPTVRAIAFLEALACVKFGHDLFSKTQIRSVLLWLLCLALITLLCLYGMVWYEQNKMKSMSLQSENCDDSRVVDSYGFVSDGFAAQRESGKSLQPTKRRRGAGKNRFINGHDGKTQ, encoded by the exons TTTCTTCTATAAGCCTCACACCATCTCACTTCTGACAGTGACTGTGCTCAGCCTTATGTACTTTGTGTTTACCAG GAACGATGAAAACTCTGACAACAACCTCCGAGTTGGTCTGTTGGTGGTTCTCTCCTTCTTCTTAGTCATCAGTGTCCTGGCCTTTCCCAATG GACCATTTACCAGGCCTCACCCTGCGGTATGGAGAATGGTGTTTG GTCTTAGCGTTatgtacttcctgtttcttgtcTTCCTCATCTTTCTCAACTGGGACCAAGTAAAGTTGCTTATGTACTGGATGGACCCAAATCTGCGCTATGCCACACGAGAAGCAGATATCATG GAATACGCTGTAAACTGTTCATCAATTACATGGGAGCGGATCATGAGCCACTTTGACATCTTTGCGTTCGGCCACTTTGCAGGCTGGGCCATGAAGGCTCTGCTCATCCGCAGCTATGGCCTCTGTTGGACCATCAGCATTACCTGGGAGCTCACTGAG TTGTTCTTCATGCACCTGCTGCCAAATTTTGCAGAGTGCTGGTGGGATCAAGTGATACTGGACATACTGTTGTGTAATGGAGGAGGCATCTGGCTTGGCATGACTGCTTGCCGCTTTTTAGAGATGAGGACGTACCGTTGGGCCAGCATCAA GGAAATTCACTCCACCACAGGGAAGATAAAGCGGGCTGTGCTCCAGTTCACCCCGGCAAGTTGGACCTTTGTGCGCTGGTTTGATCCAAAATCATCGTTCCAGAGATTAGCAGGCATCTATCTGTTTATGATCCTTTGGCAG CTGACAGAGTTGAACACGTTCTTCCTGAAGCATATCTTCGTCTTCCAGGCATCTCACCCTCTCAGCTGGTGTCGTATCCTGCTTGTCGGAGTCATCACAGCGCCCACTGTACG GGCCATTGCCTTCCTCGAGGCTCTTGCCTGTGTGAAATTTGGTCATGACTTGTTTTCCAAGACGCAGATTCGCTCTGTGCTCCTGTGGCTGCTCTGTCTG GCACTTATCACACTTCTGTGTTTATATGGGATGGTGTGGTAtgagcaaaataaaatgaag AGTATGTCTCTTCAAAGTGAGAACTGTGATGACAGCAGGGTCGTGGACTCATATGGGTTTGTCTCAGATGGCTTTGCAG CTCAGAGGGAATCAGGGAAAAGTTTACAGCCCACAAAACGGAGGAGAGGTGCCGGGAAGAACAGATTCATAAACGGCCATGATGGGAAGACACAGTAA
- the ptdss1b gene encoding phosphatidylserine synthase 1 isoform X1 → MKRAVQNSEKAAQVTPRTHWEEDVNYNLHFRMINEQQVEDICIDFFYKPHTISLLTVTVLSLMYFVFTRNDENSDNNLRVGLLVVLSFFLVISVLAFPNGPFTRPHPAVWRMVFGLSVMYFLFLVFLIFLNWDQVKLLMYWMDPNLRYATREADIMEYAVNCSSITWERIMSHFDIFAFGHFAGWAMKALLIRSYGLCWTISITWELTELFFMHLLPNFAECWWDQVILDILLCNGGGIWLGMTACRFLEMRTYRWASIKEIHSTTGKIKRAVLQFTPASWTFVRWFDPKSSFQRLAGIYLFMILWQLTELNTFFLKHIFVFQASHPLSWCRILLVGVITAPTVRQYYAYLTDTQCKRVGTQCWVFGAIAFLEALACVKFGHDLFSKTQIRSVLLWLLCLALITLLCLYGMVWYEQNKMKSMSLQSENCDDSRVVDSYGFVSDGFAAQRESGKSLQPTKRRRGAGKNRFINGHDGKTQ, encoded by the exons TTTCTTCTATAAGCCTCACACCATCTCACTTCTGACAGTGACTGTGCTCAGCCTTATGTACTTTGTGTTTACCAG GAACGATGAAAACTCTGACAACAACCTCCGAGTTGGTCTGTTGGTGGTTCTCTCCTTCTTCTTAGTCATCAGTGTCCTGGCCTTTCCCAATG GACCATTTACCAGGCCTCACCCTGCGGTATGGAGAATGGTGTTTG GTCTTAGCGTTatgtacttcctgtttcttgtcTTCCTCATCTTTCTCAACTGGGACCAAGTAAAGTTGCTTATGTACTGGATGGACCCAAATCTGCGCTATGCCACACGAGAAGCAGATATCATG GAATACGCTGTAAACTGTTCATCAATTACATGGGAGCGGATCATGAGCCACTTTGACATCTTTGCGTTCGGCCACTTTGCAGGCTGGGCCATGAAGGCTCTGCTCATCCGCAGCTATGGCCTCTGTTGGACCATCAGCATTACCTGGGAGCTCACTGAG TTGTTCTTCATGCACCTGCTGCCAAATTTTGCAGAGTGCTGGTGGGATCAAGTGATACTGGACATACTGTTGTGTAATGGAGGAGGCATCTGGCTTGGCATGACTGCTTGCCGCTTTTTAGAGATGAGGACGTACCGTTGGGCCAGCATCAA GGAAATTCACTCCACCACAGGGAAGATAAAGCGGGCTGTGCTCCAGTTCACCCCGGCAAGTTGGACCTTTGTGCGCTGGTTTGATCCAAAATCATCGTTCCAGAGATTAGCAGGCATCTATCTGTTTATGATCCTTTGGCAG CTGACAGAGTTGAACACGTTCTTCCTGAAGCATATCTTCGTCTTCCAGGCATCTCACCCTCTCAGCTGGTGTCGTATCCTGCTTGTCGGAGTCATCACAGCGCCCACTGTACG acAATATTATGCGTACCTGACAGACACTCAGTGTAAACGTGTTGGCACACAATGCTGGGTGTTTGG GGCCATTGCCTTCCTCGAGGCTCTTGCCTGTGTGAAATTTGGTCATGACTTGTTTTCCAAGACGCAGATTCGCTCTGTGCTCCTGTGGCTGCTCTGTCTG GCACTTATCACACTTCTGTGTTTATATGGGATGGTGTGGTAtgagcaaaataaaatgaag AGTATGTCTCTTCAAAGTGAGAACTGTGATGACAGCAGGGTCGTGGACTCATATGGGTTTGTCTCAGATGGCTTTGCAG CTCAGAGGGAATCAGGGAAAAGTTTACAGCCCACAAAACGGAGGAGAGGTGCCGGGAAGAACAGATTCATAAACGGCCATGATGGGAAGACACAGTAA